A region from the Brassica napus cultivar Da-Ae chromosome C8, Da-Ae, whole genome shotgun sequence genome encodes:
- the LOC106395359 gene encoding LOB domain-containing protein 38-like, translating to MSCNGCRVLRKGCSESCILRPCIQWIESAEAQGHATVFVAKFFGRAGLMSFISSVPESQSPALFQSLLYEACGRTVNPVNGAVGLLWTGNWNICQAAVETVLRGGSSRPIPELLTRDAGFGGFPSPTSDEASEMLNDSGDRSAYHHCRFSSSRTRPTTSPPKRKRLASEQQQRPSSKLDLSLLPTFPIKTTPLKEETVRPETPSMYSGESVTTTPFMDNIAGERFVRVGGETTKLLNLFA from the exons ATGAGTTGCAATGGTTGTCGCGTGCTTCGAAAAGGTTGCAGCGAGAGTTGCATCCTCCGTCCTTGCATCCAATGGATCGAATCCGCCGAAGCTCAAGGCCATGCCACCGTATTCGTCGCTAAGTTTTTCGGCCGTGCCGGTTTAATGTCATTCATCTCCTCCGTACCGGAATCTCAAAGCCCTG CTTTGTTCCAGTCCTTGCTCTATGAAGCTTGTGGGAGAACTGTGAACCCAGTAAACGGCGCCGTTGGGTTGTTGTGGACAGGGAACTGGAATATCTGTCAAGCCGCGGTTGAGACTGTTCTTCGCGGCGGTTCTTCGAGACCCATCCCGGAGCTTCTAACACGTGACGCCGGATTTGGTGGGTTTCCTTCTCCAACTTCCGACGAAGCATCGGAGATGTTGAATGATTCCGGTGACAGGAGTGCCTACCACCACTGCCGATTCTCGAGCTCTAGAACCAGGCCTACGACTTCTCCGCCTAAACGGAAACGATTAGCGTCAGAACAACAACAACGACCGTCGTCGAAGCTAGATCTCTCTCTACTACCTACTTTCCCGATCAAAACGACACCGCTTAAGGAGGAAACGGTACGACCCGAAACACCGTCTATGTACTCAGGGGAATCCGTTACAACGACGCCGTTTATGGACAACATCGCTGGTGAAAGATTCGTACGCGTAGGAGGAGAAACTACAAAGTTGCTCAACCTTTTCGCTTGA